A window from Paenibacillus guangzhouensis encodes these proteins:
- a CDS encoding phage gp6-like head-tail connector protein: MLIASATQTIEAYCKRRFSQGTHTEVYSGGKTRIALRHYPVQQVRSVKTVGGQAITGYELLPSDGTLVLPAGWPAGEDNIKVEYDAGYVTPEQAASTQQPSTLPACVEMACIRYVQLMYEGQIGKSSERLGDYAVTYTDTPHGQLPQAVAQLLEPCLGRWL, translated from the coding sequence ATGCTGATCGCATCCGCCACACAAACGATCGAAGCCTATTGCAAAAGGCGGTTTAGCCAAGGAACGCACACAGAAGTTTACAGCGGCGGCAAGACCCGCATTGCGCTTCGGCACTATCCGGTACAGCAAGTCCGAAGCGTGAAGACGGTAGGCGGACAAGCCATTACGGGGTATGAGCTGCTGCCCAGTGATGGAACGTTAGTGCTCCCTGCAGGGTGGCCAGCCGGAGAAGACAACATCAAGGTCGAATACGACGCGGGTTATGTGACGCCTGAGCAGGCAGCCTCGACACAGCAGCCGTCGACCTTGCCGGCGTGCGTCGAGATGGCTTGCATCCGATATGTTCAGTTGATGTATGAAGGACAAATCGGCAAGAGTTCAGAACGGCTTGGCGATTATGCGGTGACTTATACTGACACGCCGCATGGCCAATTGCCGCAAGCCGTAGCTCAGCTGCTGGAACCGTGCCTTGGGCGGTGGTTGTAA
- a CDS encoding phage tail terminator family protein, with the protein MLRWSLDAIRTQLRAVAPQIPIYLKSAASGFEQPSFYLRLVEGTYEETHRTNYMMQAVWEIVYMPLEDEAGQADPFNLLDMADRLHQHFMALPSLPGAGKVSFDRTALRGQMRQGDFVLQITLEMELEGPQEAYDVMQDIVMNEQ; encoded by the coding sequence ATGCTGAGATGGTCGCTAGATGCGATTCGCACGCAATTGCGCGCCGTCGCGCCGCAAATACCGATCTATTTGAAATCCGCTGCCAGTGGATTTGAACAGCCTTCCTTCTATTTAAGATTGGTGGAAGGAACGTACGAAGAAACGCATCGCACGAATTACATGATGCAGGCCGTCTGGGAGATCGTCTACATGCCGTTGGAAGACGAGGCTGGACAGGCGGATCCTTTCAACCTGCTGGATATGGCGGATCGGCTGCATCAGCATTTTATGGCTTTGCCGTCCCTACCGGGCGCAGGCAAGGTTAGCTTCGATCGGACCGCGCTCCGAGGGCAAATGCGACAAGGAGATTTTGTACTCCAGATCACGCTGGAGATGGAGTTGGAAGGGCCGCAAGAGGCTTACGATGTGATGCAGGACATTGTCATGAACGAACAATAG
- a CDS encoding phage tail sheath subtilisin-like domain-containing protein: MGLPNVNIIFKQKAASAVQQGAVGVVAIVLKDASVSALTSYELHGADESPQALKAQNAAYVQQAFMGMPKLVKLVVIPETETDYSKAMQYLETIAFNVVAFPGAATADVTALSTWAKNVFTNKDRKIIAVLPNSAADHPSVVNLATDNIEVGAQKYTATQYTARIAGLIAGLPLTVAPTFQVLPEVTNVPSMTKSEADTAVNAGKFVLYHDGEKVKIARGVTSLVTTTEAMGEDWKKIKVVRILNKTYQDLKETVEDFYVGKVQNSYMNKLLLISAMNAYYESLEQDGILDPGKNAAEIDLAAQRTYLKSILGTEVVAGMTDQQVKEANTRDKVFIMARQRPLDAIEDVTMTVYL, translated from the coding sequence ATGGGATTACCGAATGTGAACATTATTTTTAAGCAAAAAGCCGCGTCCGCGGTACAGCAAGGGGCTGTCGGCGTCGTCGCGATCGTCTTGAAGGACGCGTCCGTGTCTGCGTTAACAAGCTATGAATTGCATGGCGCCGATGAGTCGCCGCAAGCTCTAAAGGCTCAGAACGCTGCCTATGTGCAGCAAGCGTTTATGGGGATGCCGAAGCTCGTGAAGCTGGTCGTCATTCCGGAGACGGAGACGGATTACAGCAAGGCGATGCAGTATCTCGAGACAATTGCGTTCAACGTCGTGGCGTTCCCTGGCGCAGCGACAGCCGACGTAACGGCGCTCTCCACTTGGGCCAAAAACGTCTTTACGAACAAAGACCGCAAGATTATCGCGGTGCTGCCGAACTCGGCGGCGGATCATCCATCCGTCGTCAACCTGGCGACCGACAATATCGAGGTTGGCGCTCAAAAATATACGGCTACGCAATATACGGCGCGGATTGCAGGTCTGATCGCGGGTCTGCCACTCACCGTGGCGCCAACGTTCCAAGTGCTGCCGGAGGTGACGAATGTGCCTTCCATGACGAAGTCGGAAGCTGACACCGCGGTAAATGCCGGGAAATTCGTGCTATACCACGACGGCGAGAAGGTTAAAATCGCGCGCGGCGTCACTTCGCTCGTGACGACGACGGAAGCGATGGGTGAGGATTGGAAGAAGATCAAAGTCGTACGCATCCTGAACAAAACCTATCAAGATTTGAAGGAAACGGTGGAAGATTTCTACGTAGGCAAGGTGCAGAACAGTTACATGAACAAGCTGCTGCTCATTTCTGCGATGAATGCGTATTACGAATCGCTTGAACAGGACGGGATCCTTGATCCAGGCAAAAATGCGGCTGAGATTGATCTGGCAGCACAGCGCACTTATTTGAAATCCATTCTTGGAACTGAGGTTGTCGCAGGCATGACGGATCAGCAAGTCAAAGAAGCGAACACGCGGGATAAAGTATTCATTATGGCTAGACAACGCCCGCTGGATGCAATCGAAGACGTCACAATGACGGTCTATCTATAA
- a CDS encoding phage tail tube protein — translation MATFNGEKVISGTFGEAWLDGQYIAEIMALEAKIEIEKEDVPMAGRFATDSKFMGFKGSGTLRMHKVNSRLIKALSDNLKNGVNPRFQIMSSLNDPSSGGAERITIKDASFNDLSLINWELKKKGEIEAPFTFTDWNVEDSIKP, via the coding sequence ATGGCAACTTTTAACGGTGAAAAAGTCATTTCGGGAACGTTCGGCGAGGCATGGCTCGACGGGCAGTATATTGCGGAGATTATGGCGCTGGAAGCCAAAATCGAAATCGAGAAGGAAGATGTGCCGATGGCGGGTCGTTTTGCGACGGACAGCAAGTTCATGGGCTTCAAGGGCAGCGGCACCTTGCGGATGCACAAAGTCAATTCGCGCTTGATCAAAGCGCTCAGTGATAACTTGAAGAATGGGGTGAACCCGCGGTTCCAGATCATGTCGAGCTTGAACGATCCGTCTTCCGGCGGTGCGGAGCGCATTACAATCAAGGATGCCAGCTTCAATGACTTGTCCCTGATCAACTGGGAGTTGAAGAAGAAAGGCGAGATTGAAGCGCCGTTCACGTTCACGGATTGGAATGTCGAGGATTCGATTAAACCTTAA
- a CDS encoding phage tail assembly chaperone, giving the protein MSQLSLDLLLKMDKSKIQRPTAKIEMSRLSELVGEPVIFTCQALTMDEFEEVQEVSVSFGKKGELEEFSTNKVQIFTLLKGIVDPKLSDSKLLEAYGVTTPKQLIEESKLLLPGEVTQLYNVISSLSGFGDEAVKELKNG; this is encoded by the coding sequence ATGAGTCAATTATCTCTCGATTTGTTGTTAAAAATGGACAAGTCCAAAATTCAACGTCCTACAGCCAAAATCGAAATGAGTCGCTTAAGCGAGCTGGTCGGTGAGCCGGTGATCTTCACCTGCCAAGCGCTCACGATGGATGAGTTCGAGGAGGTGCAGGAGGTTTCGGTATCGTTTGGCAAGAAAGGCGAACTGGAAGAGTTCAGCACGAATAAAGTGCAGATTTTTACACTGCTCAAGGGGATCGTCGATCCGAAGTTGTCCGATTCGAAATTGCTCGAAGCGTACGGCGTGACGACACCGAAGCAGTTGATCGAAGAGTCGAAGCTGCTCTTGCCGGGCGAAGTGACGCAATTGTACAACGTGATCTCGAGCCTGTCGGGATTCGGGGATGAAGCGGTCAAAGAATTAAAAAACGGATAA